The following coding sequences lie in one Spirochaetaceae bacterium genomic window:
- a CDS encoding HAD hydrolase family protein, with protein MMSACSPPRLLAVDLDGTLLNPDSEIAAADADALRRAADGGMVVLIATGRGHHSVMRLRAVLEDLAVPAYLALHNGALVVDPSGAELWRTAMGAEAVAAALPLVRGAGLHPMLYVGAAGGGGPDVTLVLESAAQRLPHAQFYLRTKYRILEVVDDVAAAAHRGVLGIVSFGTRAEVRAGAAALAHLDGRIASWWGPFPSADALEAVAPGGTKGHAVKRLADLLGLDRRHVLAIGDNANDLDMLNWAGTAVAMANATAEVRAAAHFVTTSNADAGVAAALERVIGTGANR; from the coding sequence ATGATGTCTGCATGCTCGCCGCCGCGCCTGCTCGCGGTGGACCTCGACGGCACCCTGTTGAACCCGGACAGCGAAATCGCCGCCGCCGACGCGGACGCCCTGCGGCGCGCCGCGGATGGCGGCATGGTGGTGCTGATCGCGACCGGGCGCGGCCATCACAGCGTCATGCGGTTGCGGGCGGTGCTGGAGGACCTGGCGGTTCCGGCCTACCTGGCCCTGCACAACGGCGCGCTGGTTGTGGACCCGTCCGGCGCCGAGCTGTGGCGCACCGCGATGGGCGCGGAGGCGGTCGCCGCCGCGCTGCCGCTGGTGCGGGGGGCGGGTCTGCATCCGATGCTGTACGTGGGTGCAGCCGGCGGCGGCGGTCCGGACGTGACGCTGGTGCTGGAGAGCGCCGCCCAGCGCTTGCCGCACGCGCAGTTCTACCTGCGCACCAAGTACCGCATCCTGGAAGTGGTGGACGACGTGGCGGCAGCGGCGCACCGCGGCGTCCTGGGCATCGTGAGCTTCGGCACGCGCGCCGAGGTGCGGGCGGGCGCGGCGGCGCTTGCGCACCTGGACGGGCGCATCGCGAGCTGGTGGGGGCCATTCCCCTCCGCGGACGCGCTGGAGGCGGTGGCGCCCGGTGGCACCAAGGGCCACGCCGTGAAGCGGTTGGCCGATCTTCTGGGCCTGGACCGGCGCCACGTGCTGGCGATCGGTGACAACGCCAACGACCTGGACATGCTGAACTGGGCCGGTACCGCGGTGGCGATGGCAAATGCCACCGCCGAGGTACGCGCCGCCGCCCACTTCGTGACCACCAGCAACGCCGACGCCGGCGTCGCGGCTGCCCTGGAGCGCGTCATTGGCACGGGAGCGAACCGGTAG
- the uxaC gene encoding glucuronate isomerase — protein sequence MASDFLGEHFLLSNDPARRLYFDYARAMPIFDYHCHLPPEQIAANHRFANLTEIWLGGDHYKWRVMRALGVGEELITGGADDRAKFRAWAEVVPYTVRNPVYHWTHMELRRPFGIDELLTPANADAVYDRCNELLATDALRVRGLLEDFDVRAICTTDDPADDLVAHRRIAADPAFTVVVAPAFRPDRALAAADPEAYNAYLDRLGAAAGIDIAGYDDLLQALERRHARFHEQGCRLSDHGLEQMYADPFTAADAAAAFAKVRAGTALAAGEMRVLQSALLYDLAVMDASRGWAQQYHLGVLRGLNTRLGSAVGPDSGFDSIGDLAQARPLARFLDRLDRDGRLAKTILYNLNPSDNDLMAAMIGNFQDGTVRGKMQLGTAWWFNDQIDGMRAQMAALSNSGVISAFVGMVTDSRSFLSYPRHDYFRRLLCDLFGDDIERGVLPADYSHLGGIVQDICFDNAARYFGVPGVAPTRAAGGNGAS from the coding sequence ATGGCCAGCGACTTCCTCGGCGAGCATTTTCTGCTGAGCAACGACCCCGCGCGGCGCCTGTACTTCGACTACGCGCGTGCGATGCCGATCTTCGACTACCACTGCCACCTGCCGCCGGAGCAGATCGCCGCCAACCACCGGTTCGCGAACCTCACGGAAATCTGGCTCGGGGGCGATCACTACAAGTGGCGGGTGATGCGCGCCCTCGGCGTCGGCGAGGAGCTGATCACCGGCGGCGCCGACGACCGCGCCAAGTTCCGGGCCTGGGCGGAGGTGGTGCCGTACACGGTCCGCAACCCGGTGTACCACTGGACCCACATGGAGCTGCGCCGCCCGTTCGGGATCGACGAGTTGCTGACGCCCGCCAATGCCGACGCCGTGTACGATCGCTGCAACGAGCTGCTCGCCACCGACGCGCTGCGCGTGCGCGGCCTCCTGGAGGACTTCGACGTGCGCGCCATCTGCACCACCGACGACCCGGCCGACGACCTCGTGGCGCACCGCCGCATCGCCGCCGATCCCGCGTTCACGGTGGTCGTCGCGCCGGCGTTCCGGCCCGACCGGGCGTTGGCCGCGGCCGACCCCGAGGCCTACAACGCCTACCTGGACCGCCTCGGCGCCGCCGCCGGCATCGACATCGCCGGTTACGACGACCTGCTGCAAGCCCTGGAGCGGCGTCACGCCCGGTTCCACGAACAGGGCTGCCGGCTGTCCGACCACGGGCTGGAACAGATGTACGCCGACCCGTTCACGGCCGCGGATGCCGCCGCCGCGTTCGCGAAGGTGCGCGCCGGCACTGCGCTCGCGGCGGGCGAAATGCGCGTGCTGCAGTCGGCGCTGCTGTACGATCTGGCTGTGATGGACGCTTCGCGCGGCTGGGCCCAGCAGTACCACCTGGGCGTCCTGCGCGGCCTCAACACCCGGCTCGGCTCGGCGGTCGGCCCCGACTCCGGGTTCGACAGCATCGGCGACCTGGCGCAGGCCAGGCCGCTGGCGCGCTTTCTCGACCGCCTGGACCGCGACGGGCGGTTGGCGAAGACCATCCTGTACAACCTGAACCCGAGCGACAACGACCTGATGGCGGCGATGATCGGCAACTTCCAGGACGGCACGGTGCGCGGCAAGATGCAACTCGGCACCGCGTGGTGGTTCAACGACCAGATCGACGGCATGCGCGCGCAGATGGCGGCACTGTCCAACAGCGGCGTGATCAGCGCGTTCGTCGGCATGGTCACCGATTCGCGCAGCTTTCTCTCCTACCCGCGTCACGACTACTTCAGGCGTCTGCTGTGCGATCTGTTCGGGGACGACATCGAGCGCGGCGTGCTGCCCGCGGACTATTCGCACCTCGGCGGCATCGTGCAGGACATCTGTTTCGACAACGCGGCGCGCTACTTCGGCGTGCCCGGGGTGGCGCCGACCCGCGCTGCAGGCGGCAACGGCGCATCCTGA
- a CDS encoding bifunctional 4-hydroxy-2-oxoglutarate aldolase/2-dehydro-3-deoxy-phosphogluconate aldolase (catalyzes the formation of pyruvate and glyoxylate from 4-hydroxy-2-oxoglutarate; or pyruvate and D-glyceraldehyde 3-phosphate from 2-dehydro-3-deoxy-D-glyconate 6-phosphate): MHDRLEWYRAVLASGLVPLFYHGDEGVAGGVAAALVEGGAVAVEFTNRGPGALRVFEALAGRPEFDGVASLGVGSVLDAPTAALFIAAGARFVVSPIFNTEVARLCNRRRIPYLPGCATPTEIASAEEWGAEIVKVFPGKVGGPAFIRDVLGPMPWSRLMPTGGVQLTAESLTEWFAAGACCVGMGSDLVRRDLVAAADYRAISANVRTALTLIREARES; this comes from the coding sequence ATGCACGATCGCCTGGAGTGGTATCGAGCGGTGCTGGCCAGCGGGCTGGTACCGCTGTTCTATCACGGCGACGAGGGGGTTGCCGGCGGCGTGGCGGCCGCCCTGGTGGAGGGGGGAGCCGTGGCCGTGGAGTTCACCAACCGGGGGCCGGGCGCGTTGCGCGTGTTCGAGGCGCTGGCGGGGCGCCCCGAGTTCGACGGAGTCGCCAGCCTCGGCGTGGGATCGGTCCTCGATGCGCCCACCGCCGCACTGTTCATTGCCGCCGGCGCCCGGTTCGTGGTGAGCCCGATTTTCAACACAGAGGTGGCGCGGCTGTGCAACCGCCGGCGCATCCCCTATCTGCCCGGCTGTGCGACGCCCACCGAGATCGCCTCCGCCGAGGAGTGGGGAGCGGAGATCGTCAAGGTGTTTCCCGGCAAGGTGGGCGGCCCGGCGTTCATCAGGGACGTGCTCGGACCGATGCCGTGGTCGCGGCTCATGCCCACCGGCGGGGTGCAGTTGACCGCCGAGAGCCTGACCGAGTGGTTCGCCGCCGGCGCCTGCTGCGTCGGCATGGGCAGCGACCTGGTGCGCCGCGACCTGGTTGCCGCCGCAGACTACCGGGCGATCAGCGCCAACGTGCGCACCGCCCTGACGCTGATCCGGGAGGCGCGTGAGAGTTGA